In Erigeron canadensis isolate Cc75 chromosome 7, C_canadensis_v1, whole genome shotgun sequence, one DNA window encodes the following:
- the LOC122607648 gene encoding rhodanese-like domain-containing protein 11, chloroplastic, with translation MEVLGLSFSPLISTPKNPKTKPYYTNNLLAKTHILKTLSFPCEPLNQFQSKSNCKWSVRAQAVDEDYELKQVKDMAAARKRWEALVREEKVKLLTPKEAGYAIQLSGKTLLDVRPSTEHEKAWVKGSTWIPIFDVDSQLDAGSLSRKVTSYMMGGWWSGVPTLSYDNQFVAKVTEKFPKDTDLIVACQKGLRSLAACEQLYNAGYRNLFWVQGGLEAAEEEDLEREGPQPFKFAGIGGLSEFLGWTDQQRAQAAKEGWGYRLVFSARLLGVVLAADALFIGIQQVARYLQDIRGN, from the exons ATGGAAGTTCTTGGTCTTTCATTTTCACCTTTAATCTCAACTCCAAAGAATCCAAAAACCAAACCCTATTACACTAACAACTTATTAGCCAAAACCCATATCTTAAAAACTTTATCTTTTCCATGTGAACCACTTAATCAGTTTCAGTCCAAATCCAAT tGTAAATGGAGTGTGAGAGCACAAGCagttgatgaagattatgagtTGAAGCAAGTTAAAGATATGGCTGCTGCTAGGAAGAGATGGGAAGCCTTG GTGAGGGAGGAGAAAGTGAAACTTCTTACCCCAAAGGAAGCTGGATATGCAATTCAACTTTCTGGCAAAACCTTACTTGATGTTCGTCCATCTACAGAGCATGAAAAG GCATGGGTTAAAGGATCAACTTGGATCCCAATCTTTGATGTTGATTCTCAACTTGATGCTGGAAGTCTTTCAAGGAAGGTCACAAGTTACATGATGG GAGGTTGGTGGAGTGGTGTGCCTACGTTATCTTATGATAA CCAATTCGTAGCTAAAGTCACAGAGAAATTTCCGAAAGATACAGACCTTATTGTTGCATGCCAAAAGGGATTGAG ATCGTTAGCTGCCTGTGAACAGCTATATAATGCTGGTTATAGAAACCTTTTTTGGGTTCAAGGCGGTCTAGAGGCTGCGGAAGAAGAG GATCTCGAAAGAGAAGGTCCTCAGCCCTTTAAGTTTGCTGGAATTGGTGGGCTTTCTGAGTTCCTGGG TTGGACTGACCAGCAAAGAGCTCAAGCTGCAAAGGAGGGTTGGGGTTACCGACTAGTTTTTTCTGCTCGATTG TTGGGGGTCGTTCTTGCTGCCGATGCACTGTTTATTGGGATTCAGCAAGTTGCTCGGTATCTTCAGGATATAAGGGGTAATTAG